The following coding sequences lie in one Arthrobacter sp. SLBN-122 genomic window:
- the trxB gene encoding thioredoxin-disulfide reductase, with the protein MSKEQLIIIGSGPSGYTAAIYAARAGLNPLVLAGSVTAGGALMNTTEVENFPGFPGGIQGPELMDGLQQQAERFGARIEYDDATSVELKGSLKRVVTGAGETYEAPAVILATGSAYKELGLPEEKKFSGHGVSWCATCDGFFFRDQDIIVVGGGDSAMEEATFLTRFGKTVTVVVRKGELRASRIMAQRAKDNPKIRFAWNSAVTAIHGDGKVTGVTLTDTRTGETRHQDATGIFVAIGHLPRTELVAGQVDLDEEGYIKVDAPTTCTNLTGVFACGDAVDHRYRQAITAAGTGCAAALDAERFLAALDDAASIATALVEEPTHS; encoded by the coding sequence ATGAGTAAAGAGCAGCTGATCATCATCGGATCCGGCCCCTCCGGCTACACTGCCGCCATCTATGCCGCGCGCGCCGGCCTGAACCCGCTGGTCCTGGCCGGGTCCGTCACCGCCGGCGGCGCCCTGATGAACACCACCGAGGTGGAAAACTTCCCGGGCTTCCCCGGCGGCATCCAGGGTCCGGAACTGATGGACGGGCTGCAGCAGCAGGCGGAGAGGTTCGGCGCGCGCATTGAGTACGACGACGCCACGTCCGTTGAGCTGAAAGGTTCCCTCAAGCGCGTGGTCACCGGCGCCGGGGAGACCTACGAGGCGCCGGCCGTCATCCTGGCCACCGGCTCCGCGTACAAGGAACTCGGCCTGCCGGAGGAAAAGAAGTTCAGCGGCCACGGCGTTTCCTGGTGCGCCACGTGCGACGGGTTCTTCTTCCGCGACCAGGACATCATCGTGGTGGGCGGCGGCGACTCCGCCATGGAGGAAGCCACCTTCCTGACCCGTTTCGGCAAGACCGTGACGGTGGTGGTCCGCAAGGGCGAACTGCGCGCCTCCCGCATCATGGCCCAGCGCGCCAAGGACAACCCCAAGATCCGCTTCGCCTGGAACTCCGCCGTCACCGCCATCCACGGCGACGGCAAGGTCACCGGCGTCACCCTCACCGACACCCGCACCGGCGAGACCCGACACCAGGATGCCACCGGCATCTTCGTGGCCATCGGACACCTGCCCAGGACCGAGCTGGTGGCAGGCCAGGTGGACCTGGACGAGGAAGGCTACATCAAGGTGGACGCCCCCACCACGTGCACCAACCTGACCGGCGTCTTTGCCTGCGGCGACGCCGTGGACCACCGCTACCGGCAGGCCATCACCGCCGCGGGCACCGGTTGCGCCGCGGCCCTGGACGCCGAACGGTTCCTGGCCGCACTGGATGACGCGGCCAGCATCGCCACCGCACTCGTGGAAGAACCGACGCACAGCTGA